From a region of the Rhodococcus sp. 4CII genome:
- a CDS encoding anti-sigma factor, with product MTFDDFESHEDPYARWDAAYVLGAMSAGDRREYEAHLAHCAECSQAVSELAGMPGLLALITPEEAFGTLPGNEAREDEQAPAPRVLTQLVGTVQRSRRRRRAATALAAAAAVVAVAVPAAVLATQDRPPATPATAMPAPDRANTVDAVFTPVVPTAITASASVASTSWGTVVFVECSYKETWPGDDRYGAATEEYTLTVTDRTGAVTTLATWTGEAGRTVRPTATTSLPVDSIASIDVRSSDDHQVLLTAML from the coding sequence ATGACGTTCGACGACTTCGAGTCGCACGAGGATCCCTACGCCCGATGGGACGCGGCGTACGTGCTGGGGGCGATGTCCGCCGGCGATCGGCGCGAATACGAGGCGCACCTCGCGCACTGCGCGGAGTGCTCGCAGGCCGTGTCGGAACTGGCGGGAATGCCGGGGTTGCTTGCGCTCATCACGCCCGAGGAGGCGTTCGGAACGCTGCCCGGGAACGAGGCACGCGAGGACGAGCAGGCGCCCGCACCCCGCGTGCTGACCCAACTGGTGGGCACGGTGCAGCGGAGCAGACGCCGCCGGCGGGCGGCCACCGCACTCGCTGCCGCTGCCGCCGTGGTGGCCGTCGCCGTCCCCGCCGCGGTGCTGGCGACGCAGGACCGGCCCCCGGCCACGCCCGCGACAGCGATGCCTGCCCCGGACCGCGCGAACACCGTCGACGCGGTGTTCACACCCGTGGTTCCGACCGCGATCACCGCGAGTGCCTCCGTCGCGTCGACGTCCTGGGGCACGGTGGTCTTCGTCGAATGCTCCTACAAGGAGACGTGGCCGGGCGACGATCGGTACGGCGCCGCCACCGAGGAGTACACCTTGACCGTCACCGATCGCACGGGAGCCGTGACGACCCTGGCGACCTGGACCGGTGAGGCCGGCCGCACGGTGCGGCCCACCGCCACCACCAGCCTGCCCGTCGACTCGATCGCGAGCATCGACGTGCGGTCCTCGGACGATCACCAGGTGCTGCTGACCGCGATGCTGTGA
- a CDS encoding cupredoxin domain-containing protein produces MKPSTAPFLASVFVAVCALAACSDDGASSTPSSDTTMPTTMTMPAAATGTAAAPDEIVIAGFAFSVPATVSPGDRITVRNDDTAEHTVTSDVAGAFDVEIEGGETATLTVPSTPGTYGFHCTYHPNMHAGLVVG; encoded by the coding sequence ATGAAACCCTCCACCGCACCTTTCCTCGCGTCGGTGTTCGTCGCTGTGTGCGCACTCGCCGCCTGTAGCGACGACGGCGCCTCGTCGACCCCGTCGTCGGACACGACCATGCCCACGACCATGACCATGCCCGCGGCGGCGACCGGAACCGCCGCAGCACCGGACGAGATCGTGATCGCGGGATTCGCGTTTTCCGTTCCCGCGACGGTGTCGCCCGGTGATCGGATCACCGTTCGCAACGACGACACCGCGGAACACACCGTGACCTCGGACGTGGCGGGTGCGTTCGACGTCGAGATCGAGGGCGGCGAGACGGCCACCCTCACCGTTCCGTCGACGCCGGGAACCTACGGGTTCCACTGCACGTATCACCCGAACATGCACGCCGGCCTCGTCGTCGGCTGA